A stretch of the Oxyura jamaicensis isolate SHBP4307 breed ruddy duck chromosome 4, BPBGC_Ojam_1.0, whole genome shotgun sequence genome encodes the following:
- the LOC118166903 gene encoding gamma-aminobutyric acid receptor subunit beta-4 isoform X3 has translation MSIHISSIDQISEVNMDYTITMYFQQSWRDKRLAYNDLPLNLTLDNRVADQLWLPDTYFLNDKKSFLHGVTVKNRMIRLHPDGTVLYGLRITTTAACMMDLRRYPLDQQNCTLEIESYGYTVDDIVFFWQGNDSAVTGMEVLELPQFTIIEQRLVSREVVFTTGSYLRLSLSFRIKRNIGYFILQTYMPSILITILSWVSFWINYDASAARVALGVTTVLTMTTINTHLRETLPKIPYVKAIDVYLMGCFVFVFLALLEYAFVNYIFFGRGPRQQKKQSERISKANNERHRYEEKRVREQVDPYGNILLSTLEMNNELLATDMMSSVGDSRNSVMSFEGSGIQFRKQLASRDGFGHHPTLDRHVPLTHHAAARNRANCRLRRRSSKLKLKIPDLTDVSTIDKWSRIIFPITFGFFNLVYWLYYVN, from the exons GACTACACCATCACCATGTACTTCCAGCAGAGCTGGCGGGACAAACGCCTGGCATACAATGACCTTCCTCTCAATCTGACCCTGGACAACCGGGTGGCTGACCAGTTGTGGCTGCCTGACACCTATTTCCTGAACGACAAGAAGTCCTTTCTGCATGGAGTGACAGTGAAGAATCGCATGATTCGGCTCCATCCTGATGGGACGGTTCTATATGGCCTGAG gATCACTACCACGGCTGCTTGCATGATGGACCTGCGGAGGTACCCCCTGGACCAGCAGAACTGCACGCTGGAGATCGAGAGCT ATGGTTACACGGTTGATGACATCGTCTTCTTCTGGCAAGGAAATGATTCTGCTGTCACGGGGATGGAGGTGCTAGAACTGCCCCAGTTCACCATTATCGAGCAGAGGCTGGTCAGCAGGGAAGTGGTCTTCACCACCG GTTCATATCTGCGCTTATCCTTGAGTTTCCGGATCAAGAGGAACATTGGTTACTTCATTCTGCAGACCTACATGCCATCTATCCTCATCACCATCCTGTCCTGGGTCTCCTTCTGGATCAATTATGATGCTTCTGCTGCACGAGTGGCGCTGG GGGTCACCACGGTACTTACAATGACTACCATCAACACCCACCTGCGAGAGACTCTCCCCAAGATTCCTTATGTCAAGGCTATTGATGTTTATCTCATGGGTTGCTTTGTCTTCGTGTTCCTGGCACTCCTGGAGTATGCTTTTGTCAACTACATATTCTTTGGGCGAGGCCCTCggcagcagaagaaacagagTGAACGGATCAGCAAGGCTAACAATGAGCGCCACCGTTATGAAGAGAAGAGGGTGAGAGAGCAG GTTGACCCTTACGGTAACATCCTCCTCAGCACTCTGGAGATGAACAACGAGCTGCTGGCCACGGACATGATGAGCAGTGTCGGCGACTCTCGAAACTCTGTCATGTCCTTTGAAGGCTCAGGAATCCAGTTCCGCAAGCAGCTGGCCTCTCGGGATGGATTTGGTCACCACCCAACCCTGGACCGCCACGTCCCGCTGACCCACCATGCCGCAGCCCGCAACCGTGCCAATTGCCGTCTCCGCCGGCGGTCATCTAAGCTGAAGCTCAAAATCCCAGACCTGACAGATGTCAGCACCATTGACAAGTGGTCACGAATCATTTTTCCAATCACCTTTGGATTCTTCAACCTTGTTTACTGGTTGTACTATGTAAATTGA